DNA from Agrobacterium vitis:
TCGATTTACCGGTCGCAGTTGGCAAGATGGTGCCGTGGATGTATTTCCGCGATGAACTCGCGCGGATGATCGCCCATTTTTTGTGATGATTGCCGCATCTGCGGCATGCATTTCGGCCTTCCGGCCAGCTGCGCGTTATGCGGTCCGTGGTTTTCCAGTCAGCCAGACATAGCGAAGCATGTTGTAGGTGATATTGGCCATGCCGATCTTCACCCTCGCTCGGCTGATTCCGATGGTGCGCACGAAGAGCTTCATCTTGTCCTTCTGCCGCGCAAAGACATGTTCGATGGCGGAGCGGACCTTCGAACGACGGCCGTTGGCGCGCGACATCGCCTCCGGCATGGGTTTGCCCTTTGGCTTCTTCTGATGGATGTCGGACTTTAGGCCATTGTCCTGCAACCATTCCTCGTTGGTCTTGGAGCGATAGGCCGTATCGGCCCAGACCGTCGACGCGGTATTGTCTTTGGTCACTACGTTTCGAAGCTGGGCTCCGTCATGGGCGCTCGCACTCGTCACCGTCCATCCCCGGATAAAGCCATGGGCTCGGTCGATGCCTGCATGGTTTTTGTAACCAAACATTGGAATGGCAATATCGTGCTGGCCAGTCGTCGTCGACGTCGGCGTCTCCGTTGGCCGTTTCGCCTTGGAATACTTCACTGTCCATCGCGCGTCGCGGTCCTTCTGGGCCAGCCTGGCGGGTTTATCCTTCCAGTCCTCAGGGATTTCGCCGGCCTTGATCGCGTCTTTCTCGTCCTGGCTGTTATGTTGCTTGGGAGCCTGGATGATCGTGGCGTCAACGATCTGCCCGCCTTTGGCCAGATATCCGGAACGTGAGAGATGCTTGTCGAAACGGGCAAACAGATTATCAATGGCACCTGCACGCACCAAACTCTCTCGGAACAGCCAGATCGTCTTGGCATCCGGCACCTTCTGCGAAAGGGAAAGGCCAAGGAAACGCATAAACGACAGCCGGTCCTGGATAACAAACTCCGCTTGGTCGTCGGAGAGATTATAAAGCGCTTGCAGCACCAGGATTTTAAACATCAGAACCGACGGAAATGGTGGACGTCCACCCTTCGATCCGTCGGACCGCTTCAGCGCCTTCGCTAAAGGTTTTTCAAATATCGCCCATGGAATGATGCTGTTGAGCTTCTCCAGCGGATCGCCGACGGCACTCAGCCGTTCGTAACGATCATCCAAATCCCAAAAGCCCGGTTGCCCACGCATCATCCGCTCCCAGAAAATCACACTGGCCGGATTGAATCATGAAACGCGGAAAATGGGGAGGTTTTTAGAGGTGTCCAGTTAGCACCATTCCTGTGC
Protein-coding regions in this window:
- a CDS encoding IS5 family transposase, translated to MRGQPGFWDLDDRYERLSAVGDPLEKLNSIIPWAIFEKPLAKALKRSDGSKGGRPPFPSVLMFKILVLQALYNLSDDQAEFVIQDRLSFMRFLGLSLSQKVPDAKTIWLFRESLVRAGAIDNLFARFDKHLSRSGYLAKGGQIVDATIIQAPKQHNSQDEKDAIKAGEIPEDWKDKPARLAQKDRDARWTVKYSKAKRPTETPTSTTTGQHDIAIPMFGYKNHAGIDRAHGFIRGWTVTSASAHDGAQLRNVVTKDNTASTVWADTAYRSKTNEEWLQDNGLKSDIHQKKPKGKPMPEAMSRANGRRSKVRSAIEHVFARQKDKMKLFVRTIGISRARVKIGMANITYNMLRYVWLTGKPRTA